The genomic DNA ATCAGAACTTTCTGCTCGCCGCTGGGAATTATGAGATTTTGTATCAGTGCCGCGTTCACTTCCCGCCAAATCAACCAAGGACAGTTTCCCCTGCAGTTTGTTTGTGCGCTTGTCACGCAACAGTATTTGACAAATAGCGTGCGATCGTGAGGACGTATCGTTGGCCTCCGTTGTATGAGTTGTCCGAAAGGAATTACCCGTGTTGACGATTTCGTGAAAGACTGCGACAGTATCGGCCTCCACTTCCTGAAGTCCTGTTACAACAATCTCCCCTTGGCCGTCTTCGAGAACTTTGAGTCGATTGCGATCATTCAGAAGGTCCTGCACAAACCCTCCGTACATTTCAAAAAAACTTAGCACGATCTTTGTGCTCTTCAAAGAACATCCACCAGCGTTTGCATGATCGGAAAGCTGCAGGTACAAGTCCTCACAAAGAATCGCTTGAATACCATTCATGGTATGCGTTTTCCCCGAGCCGGTTTGTCCGTAGGCGAACACCGTTGCCCGTCCCCCTTTCCCGCTGCAAACAAAGTCCAGCAATGGCATGGTGGTGTGTTTGTAAACGTCTTCGGTAGACGCCTCTTCACTGAAGGCGTGGTCGAAAGTGAATGACGTTTGATCGAGGTATTTTGTGATGCCGTCTACCCGTACTTTCGAGCTGTGTATCCAGACGGCCGGATTGAGGCAAGTAACAGAGTCGTGATCGTTTCTGGCCCGCTCCTTTTCCGAAATGGGACGTTTACGTACACAGATGCAAATACGAGGATGCGCGTCGCAAGAATCGTGTGGCTCGATTTCTTGCGCGTGTTGCTGTCGCCAGCGTCGCACCATTCCAATGAAATCGACGTCGCCTGGATTTCCAGCGGCAATGTTTCGCTGTTCTTCCTGAGCGCGCTCTTTCTTGCGCTAACGACGGAGATAGAAAACCAGGTCTGGTGAGAGACAAATCGAAATGACAAGACAGGACCCGTGGGTCGTGTTGGTTGGTAAAGCAGGATACAGAAGATTCGCTGGTGACGCACCTCAACCATAGCCCTACGACGTTCTTCTCGTTCCGCTTCCATCCGCTCAATCTTGAGACGAGTTTGATCTTTGGGGGGAACTACTGAGGACTAGCGAGAACAAAGAAGCGAATCAAATTGTGGTGAGTCGGTACGTATTGAAGGAATGTGTTTTTGAAAGTTAGCAATGTCAGGAACCTTGAGCCGCATCGGAACGCGAAGAAGTATTGGCGAGTATCGGCTACCATGACAACCATAACAACACGTACTCGGCGTCGATTACTCATAGTATCCAAAAATGAAAGGCCGTGCACAAGCAAAAAGGGGGGAATTAGTCAATGTCAGTGTGCACCGGTGTCTCAGTCAAGACAAATGCAATCAATATAGTCTTGTTGCATCATGGTTCATGGTTTCCAGAGAGCGGAATGCACAGCGCATCTACGGTAGGTAGGTACGGTATATACCTGGTATACGGAACTCTTAACTGCAATGTAACAGTAACGGGCCCCAAACCCAACTCTGGGCTTTGGTCAGCGACTCGACCAAAACACCTTTGCACCCCTCCCCTACTTATATACAGAGACATGAATGGACCAATCCCAAAGGTATGCTatgtctcactgtcaattacTACGAATGTACCGGTTAGCTGGCTAGAGACAGTGGCAAAGAACACGCACGAAGGAATCGGAATTATGGGATGGATcacgattgactgtgagcgcaACCGCGGAAACGGAACAACTTTTTGCCTCGTTCGACAACAACGGCACCGGCGACGCCAATCCATTCGGTGCAACTGGTCCATTGTAACCTGTGCTTTTACTAGACTGTAACTTGGACCAAACCACAAAAGACAATGTTTCGCAAATTCACAAACCGCATCACCAACAGAATAGGATCTGACGGGGAGAACAGGAATTCCTCGCAAGTTGCCAGCGCCGTCGAAACCCTTCAAGCCATGGGCTTTGACGCGGCATCAATCCAACAAGcgttggcttcttcgaaTGGCAATCTCGACCAAGCTACTGACGCTTTGCTATCGAGACAAGGTAGTCCTTccaactcacagtcaacacctTCGCGAGCCGAAGAAGAGTCTTTGCAACGAGCAATACAAGAAAGTTTACGCACGGTTCCGCTAACTCCACACGAACACGCACAGCGTTCCAAACCCACGGTCCCACGCACCGCTGCCGTGTCCAAGGCTGCCCAAGCCGCGGCTCGGCGTGCCGCTACCGCAAGAGAAACAGTAAGTGTCACGCCCCACTCCGCGTCGACGTCTCTGGCGATTCATCATCCGGAGGTAAGGCTGGTACCGAAATTACAAGACAAGTCGAAAGAAGAACAGATTCTTCGGTGTGCTGATCGAATGAAAGCTTCACCCGCCGCCGTTGACACCCTCCTTCGAACACTCAGTGCGGTACAGAAAGAACCAAGCAACGACAAATTTCGCAAAATTGACAAGTCCACTCCAGGCTACCAGCGCAGTGTCGCCAAGACACCAGGGGCAGAAGACCTTTTACGGGCCATGAACTATCGGCTCGTACCGAGCAGACCTAATGAACTCATCATTGATCGCAGTATGATCGATCCCGCACTGTTGTATCTAGGAATCTCAGCCTTGGAACAAGTGAAAGGAACACCGGAGTATCAGCAAGGGAAGGCTCAACTAACTTTCACCAAAGAGCTCGCGACGATTCGCGCTAGTGCTGATTGTAGTACCGAAGAAGCTATTCGACGGTCGACGTACATGGGACAATGCCCCAGTGAACCTACCGAAGGGCGGGGTGCACTCGTCCAAATTGTATTGGTGGACGAAGTCATTCGGCGTCGGTTCGACGGTGACGACATTTTGAATGACATCCTCCATTGGTTAGGGGGGCACGGTTCCGCAATTCCGGATAAACTTCTTTCCAGAACGTGGACCTTGGTCGATCGCAATGCCAATCCACCGTCATCCATCGATTGTGTCGCGAACCGAAACAATACTCTCCAGTACATTGGGTGTTGGCCGAGTGGTAAACTGGAACTACTACCCAACACAGAAGACTGAAAAGTCGGTATTTCCCTAGGTCGCGGGCTCGGCTCGGGAATTATAGACAATGTAGTTCCAGCTGTAAGTCACAATCGATACTGTCGGACACAAATAATTAGGGAGCATACTTTTAGAGTGTTACGTTATGTTGGTCGAGATTTTGTCCGATGACGAACAGGTCATTTTTCTTGTCACTCGTTACTTCACGTATCGACGCACTTTTTTCGACAGACAGGCATTCTGTTTTCTTGTTGCCTGCCTGTGGAGACGGCGTTATCCTCTGTTGTGCCTTTCAACACGGGCACTATCTCTATAGCGTATAGAGGAGCAATAGCTTCGTTACCGTGCTCATCTGAGTTCTGATTGATTAACATGGAGAGAACAAAGATACAAGACGAGCACAAAAGTCCCCCTAATCCGTCGACATTTCGATGGTTCCTCGGCCTTCTAGTGGCGTCGACGTTTTCCATGGTCTATTTTGTGGCTCCCTTTTACATGCTTACAGTCGTGTTTGCACTAGTTTTCAAATATCCTTCGGTAGAAATTGCATGGATGTACGCTATTCCGATGATTGTCTCGGCCATTTTGCCACCAATGGCTTCTCCACTTGCCTTGCGACTCATCTCCCCGCTCATTGACTACTTCGATTACGAAGAGATCCACGAAACCTCACCGGTGGACGTCCAGAAGGAAATACtaagcaacaacaaaaactaTTTGCTAGTCTTTCAACCGCATGGAGCACTGTCGTTTACAGGAATCACTTCAATGGTGACAGCTCCACAAGCAATGAAAGGCAAATTGCCAACAGCTGTGGCTGACGCACTCTTGTACACACCTATACTGAAACATGTCTTAGGAATTTTCGGGCTGATTAGTGCCTCCAAAAGCAGCATGATCCGAACTTTAAAAAAGAAGGGTGTGGAAGGAACCATTGTTTTGTACGTTGGTGGGATTGCCGAGCTCTTTTTGACCGACGAGACGGACGAGCGCCTCTATCTGCGAAAGCGAAAAGGGTTTATCAAATTAGCTCTACAACAGGGTGTCGATGTTGTACCTGTGTATCTATTTGGGAACACAAACGCGCTGTCGGTACTAAAGACGGGATTTCTCGCGGCAATTTCGCGAAAATTACAGATATCTCTGACGTACATTTGGGGAAAGTGGTATCTTCCGATTCCCCGTGATTGCAAATTGCTGTATGCTTCCGGTCAGCCATTAGGAATGCCTCATATTTTAGACCCAAGCCAAGCCGACATTGATAAATGGCACGAAAAGTACTGCTCCGAGGTCATGCGGATCTTCGAAAAATACAAGGAAAAGGTTCCGGAATACAAGCACAAGAAATTAGAAATTATTTGATAGCGTTTTGTTGGACTCGCCTCATCGATACAGACAACCCACAATTAGAATATTCCAATTTTCCAAAGTGGCACTGTTTCTCGCATTTGAATCCTAATTTGTTCCACCGCTAATGCTGGAAATAGCACTCGAAAATCCACCTATGATGCAGTTGCTGATTCTGGGATTACTTTTCAAAATCACGGCAACCCGGAATTTTCGGTTGGTCCCAACCCCGCAGATGAAGAATTGCAGAATAATTCAATATTCCCCTCGTCGTTGACTGTAAGGACGTATACCGTAAATCCTTTCATTGCTCTCCTTCCCTTACTGTAAGACACATTCTATAGGTGACTTTGCCGCTCGGCATCGGAATGCAAAGCAAGTGCTCTCATCTCTTTACACCAACGACGGAATCATATTCAGAATGCCAAATTGTACCACTCTCTTACTAGTGGACGTACAAAATGACTTCCATCCCGGTGGCAGTCTTGCCATTCCCACCGCCAACGAGGACGCGGATCGCATTGCTGCTTTGATTCGGTCGCATCCAGAAAAAATTGATCGCATAGTGGCTACCATGGACTCGCACCAAAAGCTGCATATCGCGCATCCCTCGTTCTGGCTCGCTGGGGATGGATCGGGTCTTCATCCCGTTCCCTTTACAATTATCTCGCACGACGACATTAGGAACGGAACTTGGAAACCCCGTCCTGATCTCAAGACTTGCACAAATGACAAAAACACCTTGGACAGGGAAGTTCTTGGCGATCTCAAAGACGTTGAGAACGAATCAGGGTCGTTCGATCTCACCAAGTACTGTATTGAATATGCACGTaggttggaagaaaagggCCGATTCCAGATTTGTATATGGCCTGAGCATTGCCTGATTGGGTCTACGGGTCATAGCTTGGTAGATTCTGTGCGGGAAGCAATCAATGAGTGGAGTGAACAGACTGGAAGAAGCGTTGAATGGGTCATGAAAGGTCAAAATTTGCTGACGGAGATGTATTCCGCACTTGCTGCCGAAGTCCCAGTTTCGCATACCACAGCCTTCAACCACAAAGTGCACTCCTCGCTACTGGAATCTGATCGTTTGATCGTGTGCGGACAAGCGATGAGTCACTGTGTGAACTACACCCTCCGCGATATTGTGGAGTACAAACCGGAGATTAGCACGTGTCAGATCTATTTGCTTCTCGACTGCACTTCTTCCGTACCGACTTTTGAGTACGCTGCCAACGAATTCCAGCATGACATGGAAAAATTGGGAGTCTTGCTCGTTAAGTCCACCGAATTATTTCAATGTGCAAGTTTTAAAAAATGATGATGCCTCTACACATACCCGAACTGTGGCTTAAAAGCACACTACGTCTTCATTTGTTAGCTTCCACATGCTTTAAAGTGAAGTTCTGTAAAGGCAGAAAAAAACGTAAAATTTCTTACAGGTAATTATTCAAAACCATATCGTGCAGAGGTTACGCAGCCTCTGCAGCCCGAGCCTCGCGTTCCATCAGCACGCGTTTGTAATCGTGAGGGAAGACTTTGACGAATCTACCGACCTCATTCTCCCAGTTATCCAGCATTTTCTGACCAGTACTGCTTCCGGTCATTTCAACATGTTCCTTGATGTAGCTGTGCACCTCTTCTGATTCTTCCGGCGTATCAATCGTCTCCAATCCCACAAGGCCCATGTTGCAACGGGCGGGAAATTTGCCATCCGCGTCGTAGATGTAAGCGATGCCTCCGCTCATACCAGCAGCAAAGTTGCGACCCGTTTCGCCGAGAGAAACCATAATGCCACCAGTCATATACTCGCAGCCGTGGTCGCCAACACCTTCGACGACAGCGAGGGCACCGGAGTTACGGACACAAAATCGCTCACCCGCCTTTCCACGAAAGAATGCCTTGCCTGACGTAGCACCGTACAAACAAACATTTCCCACGACAACGTGCTCTTCGGCTTCAAACCCACTTGCGACGACATCGGCCGTCGGGTAAACAGCAAGCTTTCCGCCTGAGAGGCCTTTACCAGTGTAATCATTCGCGTCTCCTTCCACTGTCATCGTGATACCCTTTGCAAGAGTAAACGCTAAAGACTGCCCACCATGTCCTTTAAGCTTGAGGTGAATTGTGTCGTCTGGAAGACCCTCCGTACCGTATCGCGAAGAGATCTCGTAAGAAAGCATAGTTCCAAGAGTACGGTTGACGTTTTCAATCTCGTCTTCGATGACAACTGGGATCTGGTTTTCTAACGCATCCTTCGCCTTTGCAATAAAATCAATATCCTTGGCAATGTCGAGACCGTGATATTGGCCGGTCAAATTGCGAATTCCGGCAGACGGGTTGAGCTCTGACGCAGGCGTTAAAAGCGGACTCAAGTCCAGCCCACGGCTTTTGTAGTGAAGGCCGCGTTTGTTGATGTCCAAATGCTGGGTTTGTCCAATCATTTCTGCCATATTTCTGTACCCCAATTTCGCCATAATTTCGCGAACTTCCTCAGCAAGCAGGAAGAAGTAATTCATGACGTGCTCAGGCTGTCCAGAAAACTTGCGACGAAGCTCTTCGTCTTGCGTGGCTATACCCACAGGGCAAGTGTTCAAGTGGCATTTGCGCATCATGATGCATCCCATTACAACTAGTGGAGCCGTGGCGAAGCCAAACTCTTCAGCGCCGAGGAGCGCGGCGATCGCAACATCTCGTCCCGTTTTCAGCTGTCCGTCGGTTTGCAACTTAACTCGATCACGTAAACCATTCAAGACAAGGGTCTGCTGCGTTTCGGCAAGACCAAGCTCCCATGGGAGACCGGCTCCTTTCACACCAGTCCAGGCAGCTGCTCCAGTGCCCCCGTCATGaccactgactgtgatatgATCGGCAAGAGCCTTGGCGACACCTGCAGCGACAACACCAACTCCGACTTCAGACACAAGTTTGACGGATACCTCTCCCTTTGGCTGAGCATTCTTTAAGTCGTGAATGAGTTGAGCTAGATCTTCAATCGAATAAATGTCGTGGTGAGGCGGCGGAGAAATCAGACCAACGCCTGGAGTTGTGTGCCGATTCTCAGCAATATACTCCGAGACTTTAAATCCGGGCAATTCGCCACCTTCGCCGGGCTTTGCGCCTTGAGCCATTTTGATTTGGATCTGGTCACTATTTGCCAGATAGTGGGATGTCACACCAAATCGTCCAGAGGCAACTTGTTTGATACTGGATCGACGATTGTCAAGAAAGCGTTTCGGGTCTTCACCACCTTCGCCAGTGTTCGATCGACCTCCAATACTGTTCATTGCCACAGCCAGCGTCTCATGGGCTTCGCGACTGATTGACCCCAGAGACATGGCACCAGACGCAAAGCGCTTGACAATCTCACTCGTTGGCTCCACTTCTTCAATAGGAATTGCCTTAGTCGGGTCAAACTTAAACTTGAGCTGGCCACGGAGGGTGACTTTCTTGTTTTGCTCGTTAGTGAGACGCGCAAACTCCTTGTAGGCTTCACGTGAGTTCGTTCGGCCAGCAATTTGCAGGTTAACCATTCCAGCAGGGGTATTCAGATGAGCCTCTCCGCCGTCCCGGTAGTGGAACTGCCCATCGCTGCGGACCAAGTCATCCAAATCCGAAGGTATCGGAGGATAGGCACTCTCATGGAAGCGTTCCAGATCACGGTAAAGCGCTTCAAAATCGGTGCCCTGGATGCGGGTTGTCGTTCCGCTGAAACAGCGATCCACGACTTCGTCTGCAAGACCAACTGCTTCAAAAACCTGAGCACCCTTGTAGCTCTGCAGCGTAGAAATGCCCATTTTACTCATTACTTTTAAAAGACCTTTGGCTGCGGCCTTACGGTAGTTTTGCATCGCCTCTTCGTCCGTGAACTGCTGCTTCGCTTTAGACTCAATTTGTCCTTCCTCGTTCATTTTGCAAATAGCTTCGTAGGCCATGTAAGGACAAACAGCATCACAGCCGTATCCGAAAATTGTCGCAAAATCGTGAACTTCTTTGGCATCTCCAGCTTCGGCAAAAATAGCTGCCTTAGGGCGTTGCTTCGTTTTCAGCAAATGATGGTGGACAGCACCGACGGCCAGCAAAGATGGCAGCGCAATTCGATCGGGACCAGCGAATTTATCAGAAAGAATAACGCCCTCCACGCCGCTTCCGCCAAAAGGGCCCTGGATGGCTTCAGCTGCTTCATCGCAGATTCGTTCAAGAGCCTGAATACAGTTGCTGTGTAAGCTAGAGTTTAACAATTGTGCCACTGCCACTTAGCTTTTTTCTCAACGTACCTGAAGCATGCCGTCCGGTCCACTTCCTACCGAAAACGTTGTATCAATTACAGCCGTTTTAAATCCTTGACCGCCGCTTGTGCTCTTATATTCCTGATTCTTTAAAGTTTCCATTTCATCCAGAGTGAGTACGGGGTGACGGACCACCAGACGCTCGCAATGTGATTGCTGCGGATCAGAAAGTAGGTTGCCCTCGGGACCAACAGGGCAGACCAAACTCATCACGATTTCTTCACGTATAGGATCAATCGGAGGGTTCGTCACCTGTGCAAACAGTTGCTTGAAATAATCGTTTACTTGGCGTGGCTGCTCAGAAAGAACAGCAAGAGCTGCATCGTTTCCCATGCTTCCAAGCGCTTCCTTGCCGCCGACGGCCATAGGCAGTAGCAACATTTCTAGCTTTTCGCTACTGTAACCAAACATGTTCAGTTTGCGGTTGGTCTGGGTAAAATCCATAGGACCGCTTCGGCTTCCGCTTTGCTTCGACCAGCTTTCCAGATCGATCATACCGTTTTGAACCCAATCCGAGTAAGGGTGCATCGAAGCAACCTGTTCCTTAATCTCGTCGTCCGGCACGATGCGCTGCGTTTCAAAGTCGACCAAAAACATTTTCCCCGGTTCCAGACGATGCTTGACTTTAACGTCCGAGTCAGGGATATCGGGACAGACGCCAATTTCGGAGGAGAGCATGACGTGATCGTCTTTAGTCACATAGTAGCGCGAGGGACGAAGACCGTTCCGGTCCAAAGTGGCACCAATGTAACGACCATCTGTGAAGGCAACCATCGCAGGCCCATCCCAAGGTTCCATTACAGCTGAGTTGTACTCGTAAAACGATTTCTTTTTGTCCGATAAATTGTCATTGTCCTGCCAGGCTTCCGGAATCATCATCATAACAGCCTCCGGCAATGTACGATTTGAGCCTTTTGTGAGTAGTTCTAAAACCGAATCAAAGTTCCCCGAATCGCTCATATTGTCAGAAGTTGCGGGTAGAAGATGGCTGGTATCATCACCGTAGATCGGAGATTCCATAATGCCCCCGCGACTGTACATCCAATTCTTGTTTCCGCGAAGGGTGTTGATCTCCCCATTATGGCACATCATACGAATCGGCTGGGCGCGTTCCCAAGATGGAAAGGTATTTGTCGAGAATCTGGAATGCACCAACGCCAAATGAGAGATAAACGACGGATCCTGCAGGTCTAGATAGTACTGCGAGACCTGCTCTGGGGTCAATTGCCCCTTGTAGGTAATGTGATGACTGGTAAGGGAGTTGACATAAAAACCACTTTCAGGTCCTTGAATAACGGCAACTTCGTCCTCTGCCATTTTGCGAATTTTCATAAGATCTTGCTCAAATGCTTTGTTGGGAATCTTTCGATCGTTGATAACAATGAGTTGCTGGGTGATAGGTTCCGAATCCAGTGGGTCCTTCCCGAGCTGAGAGTTGTTGACAGGGACTGGGCGCCACCCTAAAGTAGTATGCTTACTTTCTTTGACAAGTCGATCGAGGATCGCTTTGCATTCATCCATTTTTCCGTTCACGTGGCTTCCTGGCGGGAAGAAGATATTGCTCACTGCGTACTCTCCTACTGCAGGAAGCTCTGCCTGGAAAAGCTCCTTAGCACGGGCTCGCATGAACGAATCGGGCATCCCGAAAAGCATACCTGGATAGATAAAAGGGGCAAAGTGAGCACACGGATGGCAACATCAGGAAAAATCAGCTTGTCAAACTCACCAGACCCGTCCCCCGAAGCAGGATCACACCCACAGCCTCCGCGATGAGCCATACGGACTAACATCTCATCCGCCCTTTCGACAATAGCTCGCGAAGGAACCGACTTGAGGGAAGCAATCAAACCAACTCCGCAATTCTCCTTCTCATTTTTGGCGTCATACAAAGTTTTCGGTAAGTCATCCTCTCGCCTTCCGCTACGAAGTTGAACGATGCGTTCCGTCGAGTAGAAGCGTTGACGAAGGAGAGGGTTCTGGAGTGCTGTGATGCCAGGCACTGTACAGCGTTGCAGCGTGCGACGCAGACTCACCGCCGAAACACGATGGAAGGTGGACAGCCGCGAGCCCTTGCGTACGACAAGACAAGCCGAGGAAATCATGCTCTTCCTACGAATACCAAAACGAGATTGTTTGTGCTGACTTTGAGTCTGGTGCTGCCTGTAATATTCTTATTAATTTTCAGTGAAAAAGCAGCAGCTCTGTATAGACCGACGAACTCTAAGCCTTCGTGAGCGCAAGTTCTGCAGAACTTTTCCATGCTAAAGCAGGTTTGGATGAGAGTGCTGCCGCTGCACGTGAGCGGCTCGGAAGGAATCGGAAGATACGAGTGACGTGAGGTCGACCTTGCTGACGTAAACAAAGATGTTCTGCTTATGAGCACGATACGCAACGCGACGACAAATGGATACTTTACATAAGAGCGAGCTCTTGAAGCGGAGACCATTCTTCTGAACCACGTGTCCAGGCTTCCAGTTACTGTTGTCGGTCGACTGAAAGACCACAAATGAGAACAGATTTCATACCGAAGTTACAGTTGTTTCCCTGTTTGGTCGTCATTGCGATACATTTCGACTAGCTAGCTCTAGTCCTAACGCGAGGCGAAGTCCTCGCGAATTTCTTCTGACAATACAATTGGAAATGTTTTCCCATAGTTTTCTATTAGAAAAACGGAAATCAAGTTTTGATAACATACCTGCTTTCTTGACTGTAAGCTAGTCTTTTTCCATATCACCCGAGGTCATGAATGCTTGAAAGCCAAGAACCAAGGTAATGATGGTCATGGGCGCCATGAGGATCGTCAATGGATGCGGTGGCCAGAAAAACATTTTAAAGCTGACCACAACGTAGCAACGTAACATATGCGCATAATTCTTGTAGAATGTCATGTGTCGATTGAGGAATGAGAGCATGCCGACAAGGATTGTTGCTAGCGCCGATGATGTAAACTTGTTCATTCGCCGCGCGGCCACGCCTTCGGCTTCTTTGGGGATGTATAGTTCCAAAGCGACGCTTGCCAGCCAGTGGAAAAGCCCCTGGAGAAATGCAATGCGCGCAGTCAAATATTCGAACTCCCAATTGTTCTTTAGAAACCCCATCGGCGAGTTGTACGCCAAATTTTTTAATGTACCCGGCGTGTCACCATGGCTCAATAGCATTGTACCAGTCACCGTTGTAACAAAAATGCTTACAACTTCCAGACCAAAGGAAGACAATAGTAGAAATCGGCACAATTTCTTTGCGACACGCATAAGTTGTGTATCCGACTTCTTCGGAGACATGGCCTCGCGAGATTCTACCATGGTTGCTAGAACTGCGCCAGCAACCAGAGCAGCTGGTGCCCCAAGATTTGCTGTCCATTCCCAGGTATCAAACATCAATTGCGCGTCGACATTTCTCAGTTCCCCGTATCCCAGAGCGAGCAATGGTTCTCTCTGTAGCAATATACATTTGTTTGTCCCactttcactttttcgaaTCCGAGATCCATGGGCAGATCGAAGCAGAGCTCTTTGGGAAGCGTACCCGGATACATATGAGCCTAGAGCCAGAACAATTAGACAACCTTGCACCATTGCCGCCAACCTTTTCCTGATCTACCGTCAAAGTGGTCTCGATGTGGTCGGTGGTCCATAGTCCCGTTGTGCTAGACAGATTGGTCATCTTTGGAAAGACATGCGACGCTTCAACACGACATGTCTGTCGAATGTGACGGCGAACGAGCAGGCTCCCTGTCACTGTTTGTCTACCTCAGAGTCAGACATTGCCACCAATATGATCTGAGACTGAAGGACAGACGCTCAAGTCTATTGTTGTTCCGTGAAGAGGGTAGGGTAGTTTCACATTACGTGCTTCAAACGGCGACGGGTCAGCGGCAAAAAGTGCTTCTCCAGCGTAACTTCTGGTCCCAAGTTCACCGGTGGAGTTGGTGCCGGTTGGTCCGACTCGACCGCATAACGCGTTCTGTGGGGAGAGCCCATGCCTCAATTAATGTGAGAACCCTCTCGAGCTGGATTGGTAATTTTGAGGTATCAACGAAGCTGTTTTGCATGTATAACTAGCAAAATTGTTCTACCTATTTTCTGCTGTTAGTCATATCACTCTGCAACGACAAAAGTCTCTAAAGAATTCGGCAGTGCCCTTGTTGAGGCTGGGATATTTTTGGACGGAAACAGCCTAGGCACTATGAGTTCTTTTGCAATTCAATCCATGCAGTTGCTGGTGGCAACAGGTATCCAGTGAAAATAAACGCTTTTCGAACAAATTTCGTGACTTTTATGGTGATCAACTGATATTTTTCTACTTTCTTTGTTATCGGCCCGattttcttgtttgcttgATAACCTTAGCATCTATCTaccctttgacgaaatcgaatCGCAGATGGATTCGTATTATGCTAccacttttctttttcattcgTTTGATGTTTACACttagaaagaaaaaattgtaGATTCAGGAAATGTTTCCTCACTGTACTCCGTGATTTGTTCGTCAGCTCGTCACTTTTGTTTATGAtgagtgactgtgaggtCCATCTTTCATATTCTGTTTATTGTATTCCATCAATCTAAAAATATTTAGCAGGACCGACTGTGGATATTTCATGGGTCCCGTTGTAGTCACGTGCGTATATTGCCGACCTGTGCGACCTAATTAAGGAAAGAAGGTATTCACGAGAGTGAATCTTTGTATGGAAATATAGAAGGTATTCTTGAGAATTCATGAAACATTTCTTTCATTGGCTCTGAACAAGTGATAGCACAGGAAGATTGTCAGTGTAATTTCAGAGAGGCTGCCGTCAATCA from Phaeodactylum tricornutum CCAP 1055/1 chromosome 22, whole genome shotgun sequence includes the following:
- the KRP2 gene encoding predicted protein (kinesin-related protein 2 homolog p27 kip1): MSNRRRSSVVPPKDQTRLKIERMEAEREERRRAMVERKKERAQEEQRNIAAGNPGDVDFIGMVRRWRQQHAQEIEPHDSCDAHPRICICVRKRPISEKERARNDHDSVTCLNPAVWIHSSKVRVDGITKYLDQTSFTFDHAFSEEASTEDVYKHTTMPLLDFVCSGKGGRATVFAYGQTGSGKTHTMNGIQAILCEDLYLQLSDHANAGGCSLKSTKIVLSFFEMYGGFVQDLLNDRNRLKVLEDGQGEIVVTGLQEVEADTVAVFHEIVNTGNSFRTTHTTEANDTSSRSHAICQILLRDKRTNKLQGKLSLVDLAGSERGTDTKSHNSQRRAESSDINTSLLALKECIRALDNKNKSGAKHVPYRSSKLTLILKDCFTSPAAMTTMIATVSPGASATDHSLNTLRYAGRIKEQRAGTKAGDIAKSPMRRKVSPRSADTSSTASDQLPNSLGIDEKTAVVEGSATRFTPRSGTNTMLRKEVLVRRSPSDDLDAVSGATQEETELRRTVQGLFEQEEAILSMHMRNIQENAELLTEEGKLLQEVQRDGVDNEAIEEYICALESVVERKETMILSLQEKLLVFSDALEKEQALSKKVGSLAQY
- a CDS encoding predicted protein; the encoded protein is MGFDAASIQQALASSNGNLDQATDALLSRQGSPSNSQSTPSRAEEESLQRAIQESLRTVPLTPHEHAQRSKPTVPRTAAVSKAAQAAARRAATARETVSVTPHSASTSLAIHHPEVRLVPKLQDKSKEEQILRCADRMKASPAAVDTLLRTLSAVQKEPSNDKFRKIDKSTPGYQRSVAKTPGAEDLLRAMNYRLVPSRPNELIIDRSMIDPALLYLGISALEQVKGTPEYQQGKAQLTFTKELATIRASADCSTEEAIRRSTYMGQCPSEPTEGRGALVQIVLVDEVIRRRFDGDDILNDILHWLGGHGSAIPDKLLSRTWTLVDRNANPPSSIDCVANRNNTLQYIGCWPSGKLELLPNTED
- a CDS encoding predicted protein; this translates as MERTKIQDEHKSPPNPSTFRWFLGLLVASTFSMVYFVAPFYMLTVVFALVFKYPSVEIAWMYAIPMIVSAILPPMASPLALRLISPLIDYFDYEEIHETSPVDVQKEILSNNKNYLLVFQPHGALSFTGITSMVTAPQAMKGKLPTAVADALLYTPILKHVLGIFGLISASKSSMIRTLKKKGVEGTIVLYVGGIAELFLTDETDERLYLRKRKGFIKLALQQGVDVVPVYLFGNTNALSVLKTGFLAAISRKLQISLTYIWGKWYLPIPRDCKLLYASGQPLGMPHILDPSQADIDKWHEKYCSEVMRIFEKYKEKVPEYKHKKLEII
- a CDS encoding predicted protein, with the protein product MPNCTTLLLVDVQNDFHPGGSLAIPTANEDADRIAALIRSHPEKIDRIVATMDSHQKLHIAHPSFWLAGDGSGLHPVPFTIISHDDIRNGTWKPRPDLKTCTNDKNTLDREVLGDLKDVENESGSFDLTKYCIEYARRLEEKGRFQICIWPEHCLIGSTGHSLVDSVREAINEWSEQTGRSVEWVMKGQNLLTEMYSALAAEVPVSHTTAFNHKVHSSLLESDRLIVCGQAMSHCVNYTLRDIVEYKPEISTCQIYLLLDCTSSVPTFEYAANEFQHDMEKLGVLLVKSTELFQCASFKK